CTTATCATAATAGCGGCTGTGCCACCGCGTAAATACATAGTCTCGTATAGAATCCACCTCACCGCGAATCAACGGCATGAGACTTTTTCCCTCCGGTCTTGCCGAAGTTTCGAAATGAAACAAGTCGATTAAAGTCGGTATAATATCAACATTTTCAGTAAAAGAACTAATGCGGCATCCTGCTGGGACTCCGGGTCCTTTGAGTATTAACGGAACTTGAGATACTTCATCACAGGAATCCAAATGCCCCCACGTTTCACCATCTTCACCCAATGCCTCTCCATGATCAGCACCTACAATAAAAAGTGTATCTTCGAACCGTTTTTCTTTTTTTAATAGGTCTATAATTTCACCAACAGCATGGTCTGATGCAAGAATAGAGCCATCGTGCAAAGCACGAAGCAATGATTGATCTTCACGATTAAAGTGATTACCATTCAATTGGGTTGGATTACCGTTTTGGATGGAAGTACTCGTATAACTCTTATCAATCCATTGATCATAAGGTGCTTTCAAGACGTGGGGAAAATGGGTGTCCATGGCATGAATATAAAGGAAAAGAGGTTGCTCTCGGGGCCGCTCTAGGATTGACTTGATAGTTTCCTGCATAGCCTCCAAATTGACATAGGCCTCCCCTTCTTTCGGGGTGAAGGCATATTGTTCATCAAAAGCTTTATAAAGCCTGCTTCTGGGGGAAATAAATATCTGTGCAGAAATAAGAACAGTACGATAGCCATTTTCCTTTAGGATAAATGGCCACAGAACTTCAGCTTCCGGCACTACACGGGGACAATTGTTGCTGTTTCCAAAATAAAGAAAGTCCAGGCAGGAAACTGGAAAATACTTACCCGTCATATAACACGGGACTGACGCCTTTGTCCATAAGCCTTGAGAAAAATGGGATTCAAAAAGACACCCTTCTTCAGCTAAAATATCCATATGGGGTGACACGGATCGTGGATTTCCATAACAAGAGAAGTCAGAACGGCAGGCATCCAGTAAAACCCAAATAATATCGGGGCGTTCTTGAGATTCGACTGTTATGGGGGAAACCGTGCCCTTCCTGTCAGAGGATTCCGCAATATTTGTTTTATCAAGAGGGATCGATTCATTTTTTCTTTCCGGCGCGGAAGGGGAACACGCCGCCAAAAAGAAATATGAGATACAGAACATCAAACAAAACGTTTTACGAAAAGGCATAGGACTACTTATCTCCTTCACAGTCACGGGTACATTAAAGTCAAGACGAGCCCAATACGATCGGCAGTTCATCGAATGCAATTCAAATTCTATTAAAACAATACATTTGATTGTTACAAAATATTTGGCATTAGTTCAAAAGAATTTTAGAAGAAGAAACTAAACCAATCATCCATTTTTTTTCTAAATACTTCTGATACGCCTCCTCTGAATGTATCCTCACAAATACCCCAAAGCACGTAATTGATCTTGCAGCTGCTCATCGTCGGGCATATCTGCCGCTGCTTCAACAGTCTCTGCCAAGGTCAAGCGAAAACCGCCGATCACGCTCCAATAGGGAGTGTCCCCGGTCTGTACTTCCATTTCAAAACGACCATCCGGTACATCGACCACCCCCGCTTCGACCAACCCCAGAGAATATTCCAACTCGTATTTCATTGCATATTTTATCTCAGACAAATGAGTATCAGATTGGCAACGAACCCGAAGCATCGAAGCAGGATGATCCAGCATATTGGTGATGGATGGCAAATAGAGTGTTAGAAGATAGCGTCCGGGGGGAACTTCACATCGAAATTGCAGTGGGGATGCATCGCCCATCCACGGCGCCGCCCAGAGCAAATCATTCATCCATTTCCATTTATTTCCCCACGCTAGAGCCGTTTCAGGCTCCATTGCCGATTCTATTTCGATGAGATCAGCAGTAGAAACTTGATCGTTCAAAAAGTCTTGGGTGAACCGGAAATCATGGTACAGTTTTTCCAGGGCATCATAGGCATTCCATTTTTGCTCAAAAATATCCTTTCGCAGGTTTTGGTAAAAGGCTATGGTGTCCTTTTCTACGGCGGCACATGGTACACGACTTGCTAAGGCATCCGGAACAGAATACAGTGCCTCGTAGTTGTCCACGGGGTTATATTCATATTTATATTTTTGGTCGCGAATAATAAAGCCGTTCGGCTTATCGTAGCCGCAACTATACCACCGTGTAAAAACATAGTCATGAAGGGAGTCCTCTTGTCCCCGGATGAGGGGCATGAGACTTTTCCCATCGGGCTTGGCATTTGTTTTCAAGTCCAAAAGATCGATCACGGTAGGGACAATATCCACATTTTCAGTGAAAGCGTCAATGCGGCTTCCCTCAGAAATACCGGGGCCTTTGAAAATCAAGGGGACTTGTGCCACTTCGTCACAAGAATCTTCGTGTCCCCATATTTCGCCGTCTTCGCCCAAAGCATCCCCATGATCGGCACCGATAACAAAGAGGGTCTTGTCATAGCGCCCTTGTTTTTTCAAAGTATCCATCAAGTCACCTACAGCATCATCTGAAGCAAGAATGGAGCCGTCATGAAGGGCGCGAAGCATGGCTTTGTCTTCAGCGGTGAAATGATTGCCTTTTTTTTGAATAGGCTGTCCCTCGGCAATAGCATCACTTTTATAGGCGGGATCAACCCATTGATTAAAGGGCGCTTTTAAGATATGGGGAAAATGGGTGTCCATGATATGAATATACAGGAAAAGAGGTTGCTCCCGAGGCGTCGCCAAGATGCCATTAATACTTTCCATCATTTGTTCAACATCAACATAGGCGCTGCCGTCTGTGGGGCTAAAGACATGGGCTTCATCAAAGGCATTATACAGTCGGCTTCTGGGCGATATATACACCTGAGCAGAAACCAAAACCGTATGATAACCATTGTCCCTCAAGATCAAAGGCAGCAAGATTTCATCTTCCGGAACGGCACGGGGACAATTGGCATTGCTGCCGTAATCCATAAAATCAAGACAGGAAACAGGAAAGTATTTTCCCGTCATGTAGCTGGGTACGGAAGCTTTGGTCCACAAGCCTTGCGCGAAATGGGATTCGAAAAGACAGCCTTCCTCGGCAAGGGCATCAATATGGGGGGATACTGGCCGTGGATTACCATAACAGAAAAAATCGGGGCGGCAAGCATCTAACAAGACCCAGATAATATCAGGACGTTCCGCTTCCCCGCCATGGAAAGGGTCTGCATCTGTCAACAGATCCGCAGAGGATGACTGTACTATTGCTTCCGGTATTGGAGGAGCGCAGGCAGTAAGAAATATAAAACAGCTACAGAGCACCATAGAAAAAAATTCAAAAAGATGCATATAAAATCCTTATGGTCATTCTGCTGTAATCGGTAAATATGAAACCAATGGTGTTAATAGTTGTTTGCATCCATGGTTTAAGGATTCTTTGATCCATCAATGATACCCAAAAAACATTGTGTCAAATGATTTGCAGTAAATTCAACGTGTTAAAAAATGTGATAGACCAAGAGGGTTAGGAAGAATCCTAATTCAACGCCAAAAAAGTACGAGGAAATTCGTAATTAATATTAGGTGTGAAAGTGGCAATGCCAGTTCCAGAAGCGATCTTCGTTTTCTAAACGGTAGCTATGTTAAAATCTTCGAAACTATAACGTAACATTTCCAGATACTTTAAAATAGAAAACTTTTTGATAAATTAACTAAAGAATAATCCATGGAAACAATAAGCGACAAATTAACTAATTCGATCCAACCTAACCGTAATAAATTATTCTTAAAAAATATAGTAGCGTTGATTTTTGGTCTTTTTATTTCCCTTCTATTATTCTTCTGCGCAGACCAAACCCTTGGAATTCTCAAAAGCTACAAATCGCCGATTATAACATTTGACAAAAGGTTTTATATTGACGGGATGATAAAGGATGATGATTTAGGATATCATTTGTTGCCTAATCTCGCAATCCCAGTAACTAAAATTGCTGATAACACACAAATATATTCCGTAGTCTACAATACGGACGAGGTTGGGAGACGGATTGTTCCCGACAGCACTCCAATCGCTGAAAGCAATACATTTTTGGCTTTTTTTGGATGTTCATTTACCTTTGGCGAAGGAGTTAGAGATACCGAAACACTACCGAATCAGGTCGCCCAACGTCTGCCGGGATATCGGGTATACAATTACGGAGTACCTGGGTATGGTCCACAACAAATGTTTGTTATGATCGAATCGGACTATATTCACGAAACCATTCCTGAAAAAAAAGGAATCGTTGTATACACTATATTCTATGATCATGTTAACCGTGCCGCAGGTCGTATGAACTGCGCTCTCATGCACGCGGGACATTTTCCTTATTTTCAGATTGAGAATGGGGCATTGAAACGTGCGGGTAATTTTGATACCGACCGCGTCTGCCTGCATCATATGATGTCTCTTCTCAACAAAAGTGGATTTATTCGATACTTTAATATAGACTTTCCGCCATTGCAAAAAAAAGACTATGAACTTACCGCCAAATTAATCTTGGAATCTAAAAAGAAACTTGAGAAACAGTTTGAAGCCATAGATTTTTATGTCTTGGTGTATCCAGCTAAACCGGAATTGAATCATAGTCTTGCCCCTGTATTTCATTTTTTTAAAGATCAAAACATTAGGGTTTTAGATTTTCATACCTTAGCCTATTCTCCTGATATTCATGCTCTTCATCCTCGCTATGACATGCATCCAACACCTTTGCTTCATGCCCAAATGGCCGATCTTTTATCAGATGCAATTAACAATGATACAGAAAAGACTTCTGCTTTATGACGTCCACTTCTCCTTCTAACACCGCCTTTTCAGTAAATGAAGAATTCCACCTGAATTCATCCCAAACATCGACATTGATTTCTTCACGAAATAAACTTGCTTTCAAGATACTTTTATTCATTGTCTTAATTGGAACAGTCTTACGTCTCATTATTTCTCCCAAGATTAGCTTATGGTATGACGAAGCGAATACGCTTTGGTTAAGCAATTATGGCTATGATCTTGTCAAACTCTTTAATACCGATTACAACACAGATCCGCCTCTTTTTGTTATTGCTACCCGCTTCTGGCATGATCTCATTACTCTGCTTCCCTTTAAACCGGGTAGTTATGGCTATGATTATGCCTTGCGGCTCCTACCCATTCTTTTGAGTATTCTGACCATCCCGGCTACCTTTATGGCGGGCCGTGCTCTTTTCCAAAAGGTGGGTGTGTCCTCCGGGCGAAATGCCGTCTCCTCTTCCGGAATTGCTAGAGGGGATAAGGCAGCGCTCTTTGCCGCCTTTCTCATAGCCATTTCGCCCTTTCAACTTTTCTATGCCCATGAACTGCGCTGTTACAGTCTCTTTGCTCTATTGAGTGCGCTCAGTCTATGGGCCCTCGGTGCAGCCTTGAAAGATAATAGACATCGTTCGTGGATGCTTCTGGCTCTTTGTCTGACCCTCGCCTTTTGGAATCACTTTATCGCGCTCTGGTCGTTTATCTGTATTGATCTTTTCCTTCTCTTCCGATGGCGCTCTTGCAAAAAATATCTTGGGAAATGGATGTTCTGGCAAAGCATTGCAGGAATCTTCTGTCTGCCTGTGGTTTATTTGGCATTTCATATTACAAAAATCGTGAACAACATTCTGTATACGTGGACACCGGCACCGGATCTTAAAACGCCATTCATCACTTTTAAAACCTTTTTTGCCGGATACAGTCCCCAAGCTTGGGCATACTGGCCCCTGTTTTTGCTCTGCATATTTTTATGTCTTCTCGGTCTTTGGCGCTTACGGCATTCGCTAAACGCTTTTTTGTTGCTTCTCCTTTGGACCACACTGGCGATTCTTTGCTGTGCCCTTCTGTGGCGTATCCGCTCTTTTTCCTTTTATGAAATACGCCTCTTTATGGCATCTGCCATCTCTGCCGCTTTGTTGGTTGCTTTTGGATGGAGCGCCCTTCCCCGCAGTGTCGCATGGGTAAGTGCCCTTCTGGTAATCATTCTGACCACACCCCCGCTTATAGACAGCTATTTTCCAAAAATCCACCCTATTTCTCAGCACCGTCTTGGCGTTCGGTACAAAGGCGAAAATCGTCATGCAGCTATGACCCTTGAAGCGCAGGGCACTCCCAACGAGCCTGTATTCCATAGCAGCCATTTCACCCTGCCTCCCTTCCGGGTCTATCTGCCTGAACGGGAGCAGCACTATATTTGTCTGCGTCCGGATCAGGTAGAGGGCTTCGTAGATGCCTACCCCAATCCCGCTATATGGAAACGATTGGATATGATTCCTGTTCCTGTGGAACAATTCGATCTTCATCTTCCTGCGTTTTGGTTGGTGGTCTCGTGGTGGGAACCTTTTGAAATGCCCCAAGAAGTTCTTGATTTGGAGCGTTGGTTTCAATCAAACTTTCAAGAAACAGAACGCTACTCCTTTTTTGCAGTTACTCTTATACACTTTGAGGCAAAGAATGGCCTTGTCTCAGAACAAAATAAAGAATCCATAGTGCATGAATTCAATAGAGAAATTAATCCGGATAGCTAAGGTGTTCTATAGACAAAGATCATAACCCCACCGAGCAGGAACAATACAATGCAGATAACCCTCGTTATACCCCCTTTTGATCAAAAAACCACCTTTGGCGGAGGCGTCTTTAATCGCGGTATGCTGCCCGCCTTGGGGGTTGGATACCTGGCTTCCTACCTTCGTCAAGAAGGACACACAGTCCACTTTATTGACGCCCCTATATACGGCTATGGACTGGAAGATACGGTGGAAGCTATTCTCCAAACAAAACCCCATATGGTGGGTTTATCGGTTCTCACGAAAAACACCGACGCTGCTTATCAACTGGCTGCGAAGTTAAAAGAAAAGCAGCCTGCCCTGCCTATTGTTATGGGCGGCGCCCATGTCACTTCTTTTTTTGACCGTATTTTTGAGGCGTGCCCCCATGTGGATTATTTAATCCCCGGTGAGGGGGAAGAAACTTTGGGGGATTTATTAAATCGTTTGGAAAGCAACGGGTCTCTTGATGGTATAACAGGCGTACATATGCGCACTGCTGACGGCAAGCATATCATTACACCGCCCCGTTCCTACGTAAAAGACTTGGATTGTCTTCCGCCTCCCGACAGATCGATATACGATAATGACCGTTATATTCCGTTGCCTAACCAAAACAGGCGGCTGCCGGCGACCACGGTCATCACTTCGCGAGGCTGTCCTTATGGCAAATGTCGTTTTTGTTATCAAGGCGGTTGTTATTCCTCTTCTTATCGGCGGCGTTCCCCGGAAAATGTAGTTGCAGAAATAGAAGCCTTAGTAAATGATTTGAAGATCAAAGAGATCATTTTTTGGGATGATAACTTTTGTGTACAGTATAGTTGGGTTGAGCGCTTTTGTGATTTGTTGGATGAAAAAAAGATCAAGATTGCTTGGACGGTGCAAGGTCGTGTCAATACGGTTTCAGAAAAGATGCTGAAACGTATGGCGTCATCAGGATGCTACAATATTTATTATGGTCTAGAATCCGGTTCCCAAGAAATGCTTGATTTTATAAAGAAAGGGATCACCCTTGATCAATCGCGCAATG
This genomic window from Candidatus Hydrogenedentota bacterium contains:
- a CDS encoding DUF2723 domain-containing protein; this encodes MTSTSPSNTAFSVNEEFHLNSSQTSTLISSRNKLAFKILLFIVLIGTVLRLIISPKISLWYDEANTLWLSNYGYDLVKLFNTDYNTDPPLFVIATRFWHDLITLLPFKPGSYGYDYALRLLPILLSILTIPATFMAGRALFQKVGVSSGRNAVSSSGIARGDKAALFAAFLIAISPFQLFYAHELRCYSLFALLSALSLWALGAALKDNRHRSWMLLALCLTLAFWNHFIALWSFICIDLFLLFRWRSCKKYLGKWMFWQSIAGIFCLPVVYLAFHITKIVNNILYTWTPAPDLKTPFITFKTFFAGYSPQAWAYWPLFLLCIFLCLLGLWRLRHSLNAFLLLLLWTTLAILCCALLWRIRSFSFYEIRLFMASAISAALLVAFGWSALPRSVAWVSALLVIILTTPPLIDSYFPKIHPISQHRLGVRYKGENRHAAMTLEAQGTPNEPVFHSSHFTLPPFRVYLPEREQHYICLRPDQVEGFVDAYPNPAIWKRLDMIPVPVEQFDLHLPAFWLVVSWWEPFEMPQEVLDLERWFQSNFQETERYSFFAVTLIHFEAKNGLVSEQNKESIVHEFNREINPDS
- a CDS encoding radical SAM protein; the protein is MQITLVIPPFDQKTTFGGGVFNRGMLPALGVGYLASYLRQEGHTVHFIDAPIYGYGLEDTVEAILQTKPHMVGLSVLTKNTDAAYQLAAKLKEKQPALPIVMGGAHVTSFFDRIFEACPHVDYLIPGEGEETLGDLLNRLESNGSLDGITGVHMRTADGKHIITPPRSYVKDLDCLPPPDRSIYDNDRYIPLPNQNRRLPATTVITSRGCPYGKCRFCYQGGCYSSSYRRRSPENVVAEIEALVNDLKIKEIIFWDDNFCVQYSWVERFCDLLDEKKIKIAWTVQGRVNTVSEKMLKRMASSGCYNIYYGLESGSQEMLDFIKKGITLDQSRNAVKWARKAGMEIRGSVILAMPTDTPDIAEKTIAFACELNVDWMIFYPYHVQPGTYLGDIASQHGRILDEEADMFVPSYLPNAYGSTEEISRLIKKANRRYYLRPRYVLRTLWRLKNPYTLRSTVLAFMYWLSLMRRR
- a CDS encoding sulfatase; the encoded protein is MTDADPFHGGEAERPDIIWVLLDACRPDFFCYGNPRPVSPHIDALAEEGCLFESHFAQGLWTKASVPSYMTGKYFPVSCLDFMDYGSNANCPRAVPEDEILLPLILRDNGYHTVLVSAQVYISPRSRLYNAFDEAHVFSPTDGSAYVDVEQMMESINGILATPREQPLFLYIHIMDTHFPHILKAPFNQWVDPAYKSDAIAEGQPIQKKGNHFTAEDKAMLRALHDGSILASDDAVGDLMDTLKKQGRYDKTLFVIGADHGDALGEDGEIWGHEDSCDEVAQVPLIFKGPGISEGSRIDAFTENVDIVPTVIDLLDLKTNAKPDGKSLMPLIRGQEDSLHDYVFTRWYSCGYDKPNGFIIRDQKYKYEYNPVDNYEALYSVPDALASRVPCAAVEKDTIAFYQNLRKDIFEQKWNAYDALEKLYHDFRFTQDFLNDQVSTADLIEIESAMEPETALAWGNKWKWMNDLLWAAPWMGDASPLQFRCEVPPGRYLLTLYLPSITNMLDHPASMLRVRCQSDTHLSEIKYAMKYELEYSLGLVEAGVVDVPDGRFEMEVQTGDTPYWSVIGGFRLTLAETVEAAADMPDDEQLQDQLRALGYL
- a CDS encoding sulfatase yields the protein MPFRKTFCLMFCISYFFLAACSPSAPERKNESIPLDKTNIAESSDRKGTVSPITVESQERPDIIWVLLDACRSDFSCYGNPRSVSPHMDILAEEGCLFESHFSQGLWTKASVPCYMTGKYFPVSCLDFLYFGNSNNCPRVVPEAEVLWPFILKENGYRTVLISAQIFISPRSRLYKAFDEQYAFTPKEGEAYVNLEAMQETIKSILERPREQPLFLYIHAMDTHFPHVLKAPYDQWIDKSYTSTSIQNGNPTQLNGNHFNREDQSLLRALHDGSILASDHAVGEIIDLLKKEKRFEDTLFIVGADHGEALGEDGETWGHLDSCDEVSQVPLILKGPGVPAGCRISSFTENVDIIPTLIDLFHFETSARPEGKSLMPLIRGEVDSIRDYVFTRWHSRYYDK